In the genome of Fusarium oxysporum f. sp. lycopersici 4287 supercont2.46 genomic scaffold, whole genome shotgun sequence, one region contains:
- a CDS encoding uncharacterized protein (At least one base has a quality score < 10), whose protein sequence is MNPKYLLFLPLGLVCANPIEARGKNNGCPAANGGCSGTCVTSAGGRLLSYTVKGMLHTTFLCGRVFNGNSQQLTSVMRRKSGGACTAYGDYETFCPYWA, encoded by the exons ATGAACCCAAAGTATCTGCTCTTTCTTCCCCTGGGGCTTGTCTGCGCCAACCCAATCGAGGCCCGCGGCAAAAACAATGGTTGCCCTGCCGCAAATGGCGGATGCAGTGGC ACCTGCGTTACCAGCGCAGGCGGGAGACTTCTGTCGTACACAGTCAAAGGGATGCTACATACGACTTTCCTCTGTGGAAGAGTATTCAATGGCAATAGCCAGCAACTTACTTCTGTCA TGCGGAGGAAGTCTGGTGGAGCTTGCACTGCATACGGAGATTACGAGACCTTCTGTCCATACTGGGCTTAG